The Apium graveolens cultivar Ventura chromosome 6, ASM990537v1, whole genome shotgun sequence genome contains a region encoding:
- the LOC141665252 gene encoding uncharacterized protein LOC141665252 has translation MARYQDIYAQLADLDIEGEENGEFVLEDGVEEEINKYELCLVGRFLTEKNINNGAMKTKMADVWKPAMGISIKEIEMGFYLFQFYHREDLQWVLNGGPWSFDNAILVVDVIPSGEEPLKVPLWHLNFWIQIHDLPTGFMFEAVGKQLGNFFGEFLLYDDKNNTSIWRECMRIKVCLDVRKPLKRKKKITRKNGSEFVVSCKYERLGEFCFSCGLISHTERFCRRYLDKRVDGPKEWGSWLRAPPRRGLSQARSKWLREEGDVDWESKFGRSDDTRVLRKGWSKIQEMR, from the coding sequence ATGGCACGGTATCAAGACATATATGCACAGTTAGCTGATTTAGACATTGAGGGTGAGGAAAATGGAGAATTTGTGTTAGAAGATGGTGTTGAAGAGGAGATAAATAAGTACGAGTTATGTTTGGTAGGACGATTCTTGACAGAGAAAAACATCAACAATGGAGCTATGAAAACTAAAATGGCAGATGTATGGAAGCCTGCGATGGGGATTAGCATTAAGGAGATCGAGATGGGCTTTTATCTTTTTCAGTTCTATCATAGAGAAGATTTACAATGGGTATTAAATGGGGGGCCTTGGTCATTTGATAATGCTATATTGGTAGTTGATGTCATTCCTTCTGGAGAGGAGCCTTTGAAGGTGCCCTTGTGGCATCTAAATTTTTGGATTCAGATTCATGACTTGCCAACAGGTTTTATGTTTGAAGCAGTAGGTAAACAGTTAGGCAATTTCTTTGGGGAGTTTTTAttatatgatgataaaaacaacACCAGCATATGGAGAGAATGCATGAGGATCAAAGTATGTTTGGATGTCCGGAAGCcactgaaaaggaagaaaaaaattACACGTAAGAATGGTTCTGAGTTTGTTGTTTCATGTAAGTATGAGAGGTTAGGTGAATTTTGTTTCTCTTGCGGGCTTATTTCACATACGGAGAGATTCTGCAGAAGATACTTGGACAAGAGGGTTGATGGGCCAAAGGAATGGGGAAGTTGGTTAAGGGCACCGCCACGCAGGGGTCTCAGTCAGGCGAGAAGCAAATGGCTTAGAGAAGAAGGTGACGTGGACTGGGAATCCAAATTTGGTAGGAGTGATGATACCCGAGTTTTAAGGAAGGGATGGTCGAAAATTCAGGAAATGAGATAA